From one Mytilus edulis chromosome 1, xbMytEdul2.2, whole genome shotgun sequence genomic stretch:
- the LOC139495728 gene encoding protein bark beetle-like, whose translation MAVVLFTCILAAICFRFGSSQIFTPPPPGEKPVISNGIVYNLRHIPVECQEPRVLEVRQINYGMVLPENKKWAIMKIYSPYKIQGNIEIPPNTCLYIEPGVTMYFGPGFGMIVNGTLIARGSEENGGRITMTKIPETSQSGVVTSNPFPTDARLMDGNTTRDGKLELFYQGRWRGVCNNYINYTKIDANVTCQHLGFVWGNFTYHSFSRNKTEYMLFERPQCTGSEKSLFDCPGARNQKMTLGKHICDGQQLIGFQCAGLRDDLATSNWRGLEFYNVTVQPQKFGNLYYNKTLTWLEFLDISYAGRDVYRGDGFNHGRASISASPYVPLMNNITVTHGAYDGINMTEIIGPIHIANSTVSHNRGYGIYIETAIGRVLINETDANNNWGDGVKMYMKNYTIYDWELKYPSSGSFCRAAVPSEPNYPFFVYENIIDTSGNKPFDSYDCTREYNTVPNHRITVHFLLMERDPTVSATMKVYDNYKSDKNLIATFKVTNGSFPQSITSKSNRIVINMQYQLPPKPLNSREQRCKTFPYCLRFLLQFWSDEGLDEELRFINSSASNNTGYGLNVQDMRCKVAVNSSVVSGNQYGAGIRIYQGAGEIAINNTMIENNARCGVNISYAGGYQLVNNSKILSNDGYGLITEYIMLNNTRFEHFLKLEIARSEFTENVWTAVRVGNYCRGGEFLINTTSFFYNKDEGMEYLSCNVTIEGNRPPTNFTLAFNNFTGNARHGILMSPVINTVGLITNNTFSKHSLGAVRIDNTYDLLVSKWYSKYVVDYKIYENTFTDNNGRYAINMRLTQNSPYQKIEFKFNKVMGNYIKDTSIYLNPRNRANAPIIVSSSNIFVQRNYIYNPGSIRDIATHLVDPSITLDGNYNWWGPLTDDKVHEFVHSRIFDKDDRYNLANIEYFPVLREQWLYTQQTTHDIPKYRWVFNRGNKIGGVLDTPGFTAQPNTRYHVDKDIFIIPGATLELKPNTILEFENSIGMVVHGRLKADGIQAITPVKFTLRNDPDEVAIENRTATVRLVDGKDEYEGRLEVEMFNNTWGTVCNRGWTEENAAVVCLQLGLTYDPAHGEAKHKVPSTDTVMMSRVQCNFLDTDLTQCESEKYGEFNYCNVEEIVYLRCQPPTWTGVTLPAVPKGSMPEPTQIRHVVIEHAGLLDADDMKYTPGLTIDYNYLKITGLIVRHSVSDGVNVKYSHPHTENLFEHCMFDNNQGHGFLTRSPFLDIKYATMNNNEKSGFVYDPFFTEYQALSVRNFIEPSLTVDLGGTPYYSLGDNSMAFIVTKPGLQTVDFTYMMEIYVSDRYRTTLQLLDYNPKTAVEKVTIYDSNKLGITTNTKRWEIEKDLVDFPLISTSNYLTIAVKVRGVMSGRLAFAAHSVRYPFNPPYSQIHLYNCTIKENKQGILTKHYNNPSNEKLEIFHRIKEEELRFEMVNVYDNVEEAMYIPSLTKYHDRLIPTPEEMTTPERLGVIKYKMERCKFHRNGKGIIADHNHVDFANNVWQWKFDDSEIRWNKYGGFDIELPRVNDIVERKYHSVFVKDCRFQNNQQSVFTVNGYYANVTIMNSRFEDNTCLRGLVYIGGMEKDLTVYNNIFHRNIGKYAVELDMTSHSEYFDLGVGKFYVNSIADNRPSSDYTCVSSSNPVTYAVAIRGVQNITFNRNIFTNPLLQFEMLAGIYSLLVENTLNVKENWWGTGVQYNIRNKIFDFDDWNNYVIADYFPHLTAADIINDNAIASGSQENPDLDYQRLGGRISNRDLSLPSQSTPIRVVSDLTIMPDAKLIIPPGTELHFEPNVGILVLGQLIARGSVYSRIKFKPATKTSIGTGNNCRGKRSTPHTTSSSDTRLIRDSNGTIPANQGFLQLKNTTTGSWTLMCDSKFNKKTAEVVCRELGLETVNVDVRFTHLYDYFVFGKPMYFIKEFWTYSYYCRGDEPSLSHCMKRINYDIQKCIQASNYTFIRCGERSLDNTQEYWGNIRFAPKSYEITEVQVVPEDQRSKLEYVDIDGAGMLHGEKVGAIQSTYVTPVLENINITRCVWNGIDLVSPRYELEVRNVNASGNLGTGINVLMLNGESSDDETSSFTPLIINTVPYYMNGLIDICRMEKEIHLENRVIVYYKYSQYEHSCVKVIESSKSVRLVSFRLLQFNLYQDDFYRNVIEIFDGKDVTTDSLITELTANSTEADISKRYLATSNSISVHIHASSAHEHYGFVAEIVTSPLKQINYPDSTTSHKFEDIVLKNNEDGAIHYQNIGEVNPSIYFDRCWIEGNGLAILNLTSPPVIDFNIQNTITLNFQHSLVNKNKGGMYIHANAHSYASHLQANITNNVFSYGTNGEALNISGHHFQQFYIYENHIFNYSAGDFRDVVHVQNVGTNFTFNIIEGNVGHYILRIFNKADTDALQRFYANMLSNNNVTALKRSAIKVGSGHPMINTNYLKNPQCDFELETNPIIQFINGIPVQSKPIDARENWWGSERPNFVLGRIWDNRDNQSLITVNYLPIKVTNVSLIDGKCPPGWRLNDQRCYRYMGASLPYYDAIEFCKAAGGYLADSKDKENFLQYLLRLSENVYVDDLTVWVYSEVSKGYCSSLMDTYIVAQQDCHRKLLPFICERDPYIVAPGSDILAMAIGISAGVFGTGLIIVIILIIMWYIKSRRRKDERFERAASIRSSYSKTSLHNSRMTLRSRSTISMLTDGSPRKRAQHYDDRSSSGKYSGSMGSSKHKIYDSDESVTLGGIGIDERKDEMHRNVHRSREYLEDVIDNRDKMRNDHTFTGSRDRLDIPSGVSRSRERLDDKYGSKDSLSHSPRLGGPTRAGLGRRLPNKMENPRLAELSDRKNAYLKKPMDSPGSSLDRKLLKHGDDHLDTMTDDTFDGYSTNEFDDVTSETEAETVKFHPTKFSQINNEINCMQKLPSMDNVYANEHTPSIDRSKSLTSFLQPDNPPTPPPPLDGHTYKSSPDVSPKKPRPVPRPRSTRNSNVSSVGDYTGSKDDRNVPAPLHLSRENLNFAHKKPDWLADKLRETSASEDSDDDSINNSSYESGHNNQAYIGSHEDLSKKPYQKQLNIQIPMNDLSKPTTSNPPSLESDNLQNMDYMKDSYSSIDYGSHHHSRDNLPSPGYYRGGSREDLATPTNINRSRDNIPDQSYPYSGRRENTADPRYRYGGSREDLATPTKSLNRSRENITDKGYPYSGSRENISAPSYQYTGSRENLASPATRLGRSRENIAETPRNREDRYGSKGNLPYGSRDNISGYHGSRENLDRYHDNNCPPSYNESQDLPRYHGSREDLQEYRGSRDNLHHGGRGAPRYNGSQDNIHDGVLHLQNQPQQQHQSVETEI comes from the exons GGAAGCGAGGAAAATGGTGGAAGAATAACAATGACAAAAATTCCGGAAACCAGTCAAAGTGGTGTTGTTACAAGTAATCCATTTCCAACTGATGCTCGCCTTATGGATGGTAATACAACCAGAGATGGAAAATTAGAATTGTTTTACCAAGGACGTTGGAGAGGAGTTTGTAATAACTATATCAA CTATACAAAAATTGATGCTAACGTAACCTGTCAACACTTAGGATTTGTCTGGGGAAACTTTACATATCATTCTTTTTCCCGAAATAAGACAGAGTATATGTTATTTGAAAGGCCACAATGCACAGGAAGTGAAAAGAGTTTATTTGATTGCCCTGGTGCCAGGAACCAAAAAATGACACTTGGAAAGCAcatatgtg ATGGTCAACAACTTATTGGTTTTCAGTGTGCTGGTCTAAGAGATGATTTAGCAACGTCTAATTGGAGAGGTTTAGAATTTTATAATGTTACAGTACAACCACAAAAATTTGGCAATCTGTACTATAACAAAACTCTTACATGGCTGGAATTCTTAGACATCTCTTATGCTGGAAGAGACGTCTACAGAGGAGACGGATTTAACCATGGCAGGGCATCCATTAGTGCTAGTCCCTATGTACCACTAATGAACAACATAACAGTGACACATGGAGCATATGATGGAATCAACATGACGGAAATTATTGGTCCAATACATATAGCAAACAGCACAGTTTCACATAACAGAG GTTATGGTATATACATAGAGACAGCTATTGGTAGAGTACTGATCAAtgaaacagatgccaacaataactgGGGAGATGGTGTCAAGATGTATATGAAAAACTATACCATTTACGACTGGGAGCTCAAGTACCCCTCATCTGGGTCTTTTTGTAGAGCAGCTGTTCCATCAGAGCCTAATTACCCTTTCTTTGTGTATGAAAACATCATAGATACAAGTGGAAATAAACCATTTGATAGTTATGACTGTACAAGG gaaTATAATACAGTACCTAACCACAGAATAACTGTCCACTTTTTATTGATGGAACGGGACCCTACAGTTTCAGCAACCATGAAAGTATATGATAACTATAAATCGGACAAAAATCTTATAGCAACATTTAAAGTGACCAATGGGAGTTTCCCACAATCCATCACATCTAAGTCTAACCGGATTGTGATAAATATGCAGTACCAACTACCACCAAAACCATTGAATAGTAGGGAACAAAGATGTAAAACATTCCCATATTGTCTTAGATTTCTGCTCCAGTTTTGGTCTGATGAAG GACTTGATGAAGAATTAAGATTTATAAACTCTAGCGCCAGTAACAACACAGGATATGGATTAAATGTACAAGATATGAGATGTAAAGTTGCTGTCAACTCCTCAGTTGTGTCTGGTAATCAATATGGGGCTGGTATTAGGATCTACCAAGGAGCTGGAGAAATCGCAATCAATAATACAATGATAGAAAACAATGCTAGATGTGGTGTTAATATATCTTATGCAGGGGGATACCAGCTGGTCAATAATTCCAAAATATTATCAAATGACGGTTATGGATTAATAACTGAATATATAATGTTGAATAACACAAGGTTTGAGCATTTCCTAAAACTGGAAATAGCTAGATCAGAATTTACAGAAAATGTATGGACTGCTGTTAGAGTGGGAAATTATTGCCGTGGGGGTGAATTTCTTATTAATACTACTTCTTTCTTTTACAATAAAGATGAGGGAATGGAGTATTTGTCTTGTAATGTGACAATTGAAGGAAACAGACCCCCTACCAATTTCACACTAGCCTTCAATAATTTCACTGGAAATGCAAGACATGGGATACTGATGTCACCAGTTATAAATACAGTTGGTCTGATCACAAACAATACCTTCTCTAAGCATTCATTGGGAGCGGTTAGAATTGACAATACTTACGATCTATTGGTTAGTAAATGGTATTCTAAATATGTAGTGGactataaaatatatgaaaatactTTTACAGATAATAACGGAAGATATGCTATCAATATGAGACTTACACAGAATAGTCCGTACCAAAAGATAGAATTTAAGTTCAACAAAGTGATGGGCAACTACATTAAAGATACATCTATTTATTTGAACCCAAGAAATAGAGCTAATGCTCCAATCATTGTCTCATCAAGTAATATTTTCGTTCAAAGAAATTATATTTACAATCCAGGTTCTATCCGAGATATAGCCACTCATTTGGTTGATCCATCTATCACCTTAGATGGTAATTACAACTGGTGGGGTCCATTAACAGATGACAAAGTTCACGAATTTGTACATTCACGTATATTTGATAAAGATGATAGGTATAATTTAGCAAATATTGAGTATTTTCCAGTCCTCCGTGAACAATGGTTGTATACCCAACAAACAACACATGACATACCTAAATACCGCTGGGTGTTTAATCGAGGTAATAAAATTGGAGGGGTTTTAGATACACCTGGATTTACTGCTCAGCCAAACACACGATATCATGTGGATAAGGATATATTTATTATACCAGGAGCAACTCTTGAACTTAAGCCAAACACAATACTTGAATTTGAAAATTCCATAGGCATGGTTGTTCATGGTAGATTAAAAGCAGATGGAATCCAAGCCATTACTCCTGTAAAATTCACATTGAGGAATGATCCAGATGAAGTTGCCATAGAAAATAGAACAGCAACTGTACGATTAGTAGATGGCAAAGATGAATATGAAGGCCGACTTGAAGTGGAAATGTTCAATAATACATGGGGAACTGTGTGCAACAGG GGATGGACAGAGGAGAATGCAGCTGTTGTATGTTTACAACTAGGTTTGACCTATGACCCAGCACATGGTGAAGCTAAACACAAAGTACCATCTACCGATACAGTCATGATGAGTAGAGTGCAGTGCAATTTTCTTGATACAGATTTAACACAGTGTGAATCAGAGAAATATGGAGAATTCAACTACTGTAATGTGGAAGAAATTGTTTACCTGAGATGTCAGCCACCTACCTGGACTG GTGTCACTTTACCAGCTGTTCCTAAAGGAAGTATGCCAGAACCTACACAGATACGGCATGTGGTTATAGAACATGCAGGGTTGTTAGATGCAGATGACATGAAATACACACCAGGgctaacaattgactataattatcTAAAGATAACTGGACTTATTGTGAGACACTCTGTATCTGATGGTGTTAATGTAAAGTATAGTCATCCACATACAGAGAACTTGTTTGAACACTGTATGTTTGACAATAATCAAGGCCATGGATTTCTGACAAGATCACCCTTTCTTGATATTAAATATGCCACAATGAACAATAATGAGAAAAGTGGATTTGTTTATGATCCATTCTTTACTGAGTATCAAGCACTTAGTGTAAGAAACTTCATTGAACCAAGTCTTACAGTAGATTTAGGAGGGACTCCATATTATAGTTTAGGAGATAATTCAATGGCTTTTATTGTTACTAAACCAGGTCTCCAGACTGTCGATTTTACATACATGATGGAGATCTATGTTTCTGATCGTTACCGAACAACTCTACAGCTACTAGACTACAATCCAAAGACAGCTGTAGAAAAGGTGACAATATACGACTCTAATAAACTTGGTATAACAACCAATACTAAACGTTGGGAGATAGAAAAAGACCTTGTAGACTTTCCCTTAATCTCCACATCAAATTATCTGACCATTGCTGTCAAGGTTAGAGGAGTAATGTCAGGAAGATTAGCATTTGCAGCACATTCAG TACGATACCCATTTAATCCACCATACTCACAGATACATTTGTACAACTGTACaataaaggaaaataaacaaGGAATTCTTACCAAGCATTATAATAATccatcaaatgaaaaattagaaaTTTTCCATCGTATTAAGGAAGAGGAGCTCAGATTTGAAATGGTCAATGTTTATGACAATGTAGAGGAAGCCATGTATATACCCAGCTTAACTAAATATCATGATAGGCTGATACCTACACCAGAGGAGATGACAACTCCAGAAAGACTAGGTGTTATAAAGTACAAAATGGAGAGATGTAAATTTCACAGAAATGGAAAAGGAATTATTGCCGATCACAATCATGTTGATTTTGCAAATAATGTCTGGCAGTGGAAATTTGATGACTCTGAGATCAGGTGGAATAAATATGGAGGATTTGACATTGAATTGCCCAGAGTGAACGATATAGTTGAAAGAAAATATCACTCTGTATTTGTTAAAGATTGCCGCTTCCAAAACAATCAACAATCGGTTTTCACAGTCAATGGATATTATGCTAATGTTACCATTATGAATTCAAGGTTTGAAGATAACACATGTCTTCGTGGACTGGTTTACATTGGTGGTATGGAAAAAGATCtaactgtttacaataatattttcCATCGTAACATAGGAAAATATGCTGTGGAATTGGATATGACTAGTCACTCTGAATATTTTGATTTAGGAGTTGGAAAATTTTATGTAAATAGTATTGCAGATAATCGGCCTAGTTCTGATTACACCTGTGTGTCATCCAGTAACCCAGTGACCTATGCTGTAGCCATCAGAGGAGTTCAGAATATCACTTTCAAcagaaatatatttacaaatcCTTTACTTCAGTTTGAAATGTTAGCAGGAATTTACTCACTTTTAGTTGAAAACACATTGAATGTAAAAGAGAACTGGTGGGGAACAGGGGTACAGTACAATATCAGAAATAAGATTTTTGACTTTGATGACTGGAATAATTATGTGATTGCAGATTACTTCCCTCATCTTACTGCTGCAGATATTATCAATGACAATGCTATAGCTTCTGGTAGTCAAGAGAATCCAGATTTAGATTATCAAAGGTTAGGGGGTCGAATCAGTAATAGAGATCTGTCACTGCCTTCACAATCAACACCAATTAGAGTTGTATCAGATCTCACTATCATGCCTGATGCAAAACTAATTATTCCACCTGGAACTGAATTGCATTTTGAACCAAACGTTGGAATACTGGTATTAGGACAATTAATTGCCAGAGGTTCTGTTTACTCCAGAATTAAGTTTAAACCTGCCACGAAAACCAGTATTGGTACTGGAAATAATTGTAGAGGCAAAAGATCTACCCCACACACAACTTCTAGCAGTGACACAAGGTTAATAAGAGATAGTAATGGGACTATTCCAGCCAATCAGGGATTCTTACAACTTAAAAATACTACAACCGGGTCATGGACACTTATGTGTGACAGTAAATTCAACAAGAAAACAGCTGAAGTGGTTTGTCGCGAACTTGGACTTGAAACTGTAAATGTAGATGTTAGATTTACTCATCTTTATGACTATTTTGTGTTTGGTAAACCTATGTATTTTATTAAGGAGTTTTGGACATATTCATATTACTGTCGTGGAGATGAACCTTCACTGAGTCATTGCATGAAAAGAATAAATTATGACATACAGAAGTGTATCCAAGCCTCAAATTACACTTTCATAAGATGTGGGGAAAGGAGTTTAGACAATACACAGGAGTATTGGGGAAACATACGGTTTGCACCAAAAAGTTACGAAATCACTGAAGTACAAGTAGTACCAGAAGATCAGAGGTCTAAGTTAGAGTATGTAGACATTGATGGGGCAGGAATGTTACATGGTGAAAAGGTAGGGGCCATTCAGTCTACATATGTCACTCCTGTTCTGGAGAACATAAACATAACCCGCTGTGTGTGGAATGGTATTGACCTTGTCTCACCAAGATATGAACTAGAAGTGAGGAACGTTAATGCTTCTGGAAACCTGGGGACTGGAATCAATGTTCTGATGTTAAACGGAGAATCTAGTGACGATGAAACGTCTTCATTTACTCCATTGATTATCAATACTGTTCCTTATTACATGAATGGACTAATAGATATATGCCGTATGGAAAAAGAAATACACCTAGAGAACAGAGTTATAGTCTATTACAAATATTCCCAGTACGAACACAGTTGTGTCAAGGTCATAGAAAGTAGTAAAAGCGTACGCTTAGTTTCATTTCGACTTTTGCAGTTTAATTTATACCAAGATGACTTTTATCGAAATGTTATTGAGATATTTGATGGCAAAGATGTGACAACAGATTCATTGATAACAGAATTGACAGCTAATAGTACAGAAGCTGATATATCCAAAAGATATCTGGCAACATCAAACTCAATATCTGTCCATATACATGCATCATCAGCTCATGAACATTATGGGTTTGTAGCAGAGATTGTTACATCACCACTCAAACAAATAAATTATCCAG ACAGTACAACATCTCACAAATTTGAGGACATTGTGTTGAAGAATAATGAGGATGGTGCCATTCACTATCAGAATATAGGAGAAGTTAACCCTTCAATTTATTTTGACCGCTGTTGGATTGAAGGAAATGGTTTAGCCATTTTAAATCTGACCTCACCACCTGTTATTGATTTCAATATCCAAAACACAATTACACTTAACTTCCAGCACAGTCTTGTGAATAAAAACAAAGGTGGTATGTATATACATGCCAACGCACACAGTTATGCCAGTCATCTTCAGGCTAATATCACCAATAACGTGTTTTCATATGGTACAAATGGTGAGGCGCTGAACATAAGTGGTCATCATTTTCAGCAGTTCTATATATACGAAAATCACATCTTTAACTATTCAGCTGGTGACTTCCGTGATGTTGTTCACGTACAGAATGTAGGAACAAACTTTACTTTTAACATCATTGAAGGTAACGTTGGTCATTATATACTGAGAATTTTCAACAAAGCTGACACTGATGCCCTACAGAGGTTTTATGCTAATATGCTCTCCAATAACAACGTGACTGCTCTTAAAAGATCAGCAATTAAAGTTGGGAGTGGACATCCAATGATAAACACAAACTACCTTAAAAATCCTCAGTGTGACTTTGAACTGGAGACTAATCCTATTATTCA ATTCATCAATGGTATTCCTGTTCAGAGTAAACCAATTGATGCCAGAGAAAACTGGTGGGGATCAGAGAGACCAAACTTTGTGTTGGGTAGAATATGGGATAACCGTGACAACCAGTCTTTGATTACTGTTAACTATCTGCCAATTAAAGTCACTAATGTATCACTTATTGATG GTAAATGTCCTCCTGGTTGGAGATTGAATGACCAAAGATGTTACAGATACATGGGAGCATCCTTGCCTTACTATGATGCTATTGAATTCTGTAAA gCTGCCGGAGGTTATCTTGCAGATTCCAAAGATAAAGAGAACTTTCTCCAATATTTACTGAGATTGAGTGAGAACGTGTATGTTGATGACCTGACAGTATGGGTTTATTCTGAGGTTTCTAAAGGATACTGCAGCTCTTTGATGGACACTTATATTGTTGCACAGCAAGATTGTCACAGGAAGCTACTCCCTTTCATTTGTGAAAGAG aTCCCTACATAGTTGCTCCTGGTTCAGACATCCTAGCAATGGCTATTGGAATATCGGCTGGTGTGTTTGGTACTGGTCTCATTATTGTCATCATCCTAATCATCATGTGGTATATCAAGTCTAGACGTAGAAAGGATGAAAGATTCGAACGAGCTGCTTCAATAAGATCATCATACAGTAAAACATCACTTCATAATAGTAGGATGACCTTACGTTCAAGGTCAACCATTAGTATGTTGACAGATGGATCTCCAAGGAAACGTGCACAACACTATGATGATAGATCATCATCTGGTAAATATTCTGGGTCTATGGGATCATCAAAGCATAAAATATACGATTCAGACGAATCTGTTACACTTGGTGGTATTGGTATAGATGAGAGAAAAGATGAAATGCACAGAAATGTTCATAGATCTCGTGAATATCTGGAAGATGTCATTGACAACCGTGACAAAATGAGAAATGACCATACATTTACTGGATCAAGAGATAGGCTTGATATCCCTAGTGGAGTTTCTAGATCAAGAGAACGTTTGGATGATAAATATGGTTCTAAAGATAGCCTCAGTCATTCACCTAGACTTGGTGGACCAACAAGAGCTGGACTTGGTAGACGCTTACCAAACAAAATGGAAAACCCTAGACTAGCAGAGCTTTCAGATAGGAAGAATGCATACTTGAAAAAACCAATGGATTCTCCTGGATCCTCCCTTGACAGGAAGTTGTTAAAACATGGAGATGATCATCTGGACACTATGACTGATGACACATTTGACGGCTACTCCACCAATGAGTTTGATGACGTTACATCAGAAACTGAAGCTGAAACAGTCAAATTTCATCCAACAAAGTTTTCACAGATTAATAATGAAATCAACTGTATGCAGAAATTACCTTCTATGGATAACGTCTATGCAAATGAACACACACCAAGCATTGATAGATCTAAATCATTGACAAGTTTTCTTCAGCCAGATAATCCTCCTACTCCTCCTCCTCCATTAGATGGTCACACATATAAATCTTCTCCAGATGTATCACCAAAGAAACCCAGACCAGTCCCACGCCCAAGATCAACGAGAAACAGTAATGTCAGCAGTGTTGGTGACTATACAGGATCAAAAGATGATAGAAACGTCCCTGCTCCTCTTCATTTAAGCCGTGAAAATCTTAATTTTGCTCACAAGAAACCTGACTGGTTGGCAGATAAGTTACGAGAAACCAGTGCTAGTGAAGATAGCGATGATGATAGTATAAATAACTCTTCATACGAATCTGGTCATAATAATCAAGCATACATTGGAAGTCATGAAGATCTGTCCAAAAAACCTTATCAGAAACAACTTAATATTCAAATACCCATGAATGACTTGTCAAAGCCAACTACTTCTAATCCACCATCTCTGGAAAGTGATAACCTACAGAATATGGATTACATGAAGGATAGCTACTCTAGTATTGACTATGGTAGTCATCATCATAGTAGGGATAACTTGCCTTCCCCTGGATACTATCGTGGTGGCAGTCGTGAAGATCTGGCTACTCCAACTAATATTAACAGAAGCAGGGACAATATACCAGATCAGAGTTATCCGTACAGTGGAAGGAGAGAAAATACTGCTGATCCAAGATATCGTTATGGTGGAAGTAGGGAAGATCTTGCAACACCAACTAAGAGTCTAAATAGGAGCAGAGAAAATATTACAGATAAGGGGTATCCATACTCAGGAAGTCGGGAAAACATTTCTGCACCATCATACCAATACACTGGCAGTAGGGAGAATTTAGCCAGTCCAGCAACTAGACTTGGTAGGAGTAGAGAAAATATTGCAGAAACACCAAGAAATAGGGAAGATAGGTATGGAAGTAAAGGGAATCTTCCATATGGAAGCAGGGATAACATAAGTGGTTACCATGGAAGCAGGGAAAATCTGGATCGCTACCATGACAACAATTGTCCACCAAGCTATAATGAAAGCCAAGATCTCCCACGTTACCATGGTAGTAGAGAAGACCTGCAGGAATATAGAGGTAGTAGAGATAATTTGCACCATGGAGGCAGAGGTGCACCAAGGTATAATGGTAGCCAGGACAACATACATGATGGTGTACTTCATCTTCAGAACCAACCCCAGCAGCAACATCAGTCTGTAGAGACAGAAATTTAA